From Apis mellifera strain DH4 linkage group LG5, Amel_HAv3.1, whole genome shotgun sequence, the proteins below share one genomic window:
- the LOC724133 gene encoding uncharacterized protein LOC724133 produces the protein MLFFMKKYTFNIYQYYGNFICKNKLFELGYPLFFNLNKQVIYNLFNSKSSLSITDANIKKYLNYLMNAYQNEDERKGSISEILKLPEISPLLNEKIKIIENIQNLNDLINGNEELKNLAKEEELTYMQQLLEIDEQILNIIIKYIDVEHYDNIIMEIVPGVGGQEAMLFAKDLLNMYIKYFNHIGFNYEILEILSNELNGLRKATVLISDNNAFKKLKYEGGVHRVQRIPATEKSGRLHTSTAVVTILPEPKDVDIKLEDKDLIIESKKASGAGGQHVNTTDSAIRITHIPTGTIVTCQTNRSQIKNKQIALTKLKSLLYEEELNKQVSFINQIRKKQIGKRLRNEKIRTYNFNQDRVTDHRIPNGTMYNLKEFMENGTSLEILEDRLYKDMQSKIKVEIIEDMLNQLK, from the exons atgttattttttatgaaaaaatatacctttaatatttatcaatattatggaaattttatatgtaaaaataaattatttgaattaggttatccattattttttaatctcaataagcaagttatatataatttatttaattcaaaaagtaGTTTATCTATAACTgatgcaaatattaaaaaatatttaaattatcttatgaACGCATATCAAAATGAGgatgaaaggaaaggaagtatttctgaaattcttaaattaccTGAAATTTCACcattattgaatgaaaaaattaaaataattgagaatATACAGAATTTAAATGATCTta tAAATGGCAATGAAGAACTAAAGAATCTTGCAAAAGAGGAAGAATTAACATATATGCAACAACTATTAGAGATTgatgaacaaattttaaatattattataaaatatatagatgtaGAACATTATGACAATATTATTATGGAAATAGTACCAGGTGTAGGTGGTCAAGAAGCTATGTTGTTTgctaaagatttattaaatatgtatattaagtaCTTTAATCATATaggatttaattatgaaatattagaaatattaagtaATGAATTAAATGGATTAAGAAAAGCTACTGTGCTTATATCTGATAATAATGCAttcaaaaagttaaaatatgaaGGTGGCGTACATAGAGTACAAAGAATTCCTGCAACAGAGAAATCTGGTCGTTTACATACTAGTACAGCTGTTGTAACAATTTTACCAGAACCTAAAGATGTAGATATTAAGTTAGAAGACAAAGATTTGATAATAGAATCAAAAAAAGCATCTGGAGCAGGAGGTCAACATGTAAATACTACAGATTCTGCAATTAGAATAACTCATATACCTACTGGTACAATTGTGACTTGTCAGACAAATAGAtctcaaataaaaaacaagCAAATagcattaacaaaattaaaaagtttattatacgaggaagaattaaataaacaagtcTCGTTCATTAATCAAATACGTAAGAAACAAATAGGAAAAAGattgagaaatgaaaaaattagaacatataattttaaccaaGATCGGGTTACGGATCATAGAATTCCAAATGGTACAatgtataatttgaaagaattcaTGGAAAATGGAACATCTCTGGAAATATTAGAGGATAGACTTTATAAAGATAtgcaatcaaaaattaaagtgGAAATTATAGAGGACatgttaaatcaattaaaataa